In Papaver somniferum cultivar HN1 chromosome 9, ASM357369v1, whole genome shotgun sequence, the genomic stretch ATCTCTTGATCTTGAGACCAAGAGTTTCtactttgacagtgagatccatattttatttggctaaaatatttaATTAAATGTCCTTTTCTATGATCTCACACTTAAGGAGATTATATTTTGTCTTTAATATTAACATCCTTGTAGACATAGATCTTATAGGCTTTAACAGATTGTCTTAGAACGCTATtccaaccgttattcacagattgtcTTCAAGTCGGAGCAATTCTCAACTACgcgattgaaagatgaagataaacttggtcaaagcgaaaagctttaccaacacaagtatttcgagaaacagataagcattgaatactcaactcgaaatattagCGTGTTTGATCTAGTCTGTAAAGCATACGACTGTTGTCTCATAAgatgtaggagatagaatagatagacttttgagtgacagataagttcaagtcttcagttacctttttgttgatgaagttctacgattctttggtgtagatcttcgtcgttattgttgaatcgccgtgaagtccttgagctcacctacacttttcctatcctagtccgagacttgctaataggctagatatcaagactttatagttttgatcactaacattgacaacacatgcttgatatagcaatgcatgcgatttcgaccgagctatgctctaacaggtataagataaaaccaacctcgcacccacagacaacgGGTTTTATTTTTTCACAACCAACCCCGCTCCCACAACGAACGGATATGGAATAAAAATATACGGGTTTATACGGGTACAGACGAGTTTGAATATCGTGGGTGGGTCTTATACAACCCTACCTGAGTTTGAAATTTGCGAGCCCCAAAATCTTTACCGGtcgaaaaagttttttttttatttttttttagcttaAACTTATTTAAGCATTATGTTGCGAaactaatttttatcttttcaaaggCCCCCCTACCTTACATTTAGGCCCACCACTACTGCGGCCCGTGCACCTTCATTAGTTATGGGTTGCCATCTTTATTTTcacttttcattttctatttctCTCTCGGTAACTCTTTAGTCTACTCTATCCAGTCCGACTGGCGGAGAAATTGTAGATTCAGACTAGTCTTTAGGTCTTACGGATCGATCCACTAAGGAGGAGTAAGAGAAGGATAAGTAGAAGAAACTGAATAGTGATGATGATATCATGGGAGAAACAGACGATGGAAGTTGAAcagctgttgaagaagaagaaaaagaaggatgATGGGAGCTTGACAAGGTATAAATTTCTCTCACTGTTCTCCAATATATTAAAatttctaaactagggtttcaaagTTTTAAGTTCAAGGATTTGTAGTTTGGGGGGTCAAAATAGTTGACCCCCAAAGTCAATAAAAAGAACAGAAAGTGGAGACTTCCCTTAACGGACATTTCTCTGCTTCTTCTGGTTATTATTTATGTATGCTACTAGATTGTTGATATGAGAACAGATGAGGGAAGTTAATGGTTCATGGTTGTAAAGTTAACAACTAGGATAAGATTGAAAGAACATTCTATAGTTTTCCTTATTGACACTGTTTTTTTTAATCATTGTTATTTTGCTACCACGTCAAATGTTTAGTACCAAGAAAGATGGATAACTTAAAACCTTATTATCTCTGGTTGTGCCCAGTATGTGCAGTTTTAGGTTTTAGGACAATGTATGTTATGCAATATTTGAAATAAGAATTTAAATGTGAAATTCTACCAAAGGAACATTAGCTATTCTGGGTTGGATGTGAACGTATTCAGTTAGTTTGGCCTTGTTGCTCTATGTATTGCAGTATCAAGATTCAAGAGTACAAAATGGTAAATATATTGGAATTTGAAGACAAGGAGGGAGAAGAAAAGGAACAAGTTGATCTGTCTCTGTCGTTATCGATGCCTTTTCAGCCTACTGAACCTCATTCAGAACTTCATTTGGGTTCGTCGAAGCCTTCCAAACCTAATCTATTTATATATACTGCTTATCGTATTTCTTTTCTGGTTTTGTTATTctagtaattgttttttttttgtttaaatggTAGATTGTAGCGGCACCAGTAAAAGAAGATCCTTTCCTGATAGATATCCTGATTCCGAGGCTTGTAAGTCTCCGCATGCAGGTAGAGAGagtttatttttaataatttgtTGTTATTGTTAGGTATTAACCGGTCAGAGAGTTTTTTTATACTGGTGGATGCTAGTCCCAAGTAACTACCCGTATAGATTAACGGCGCATTCTGTAATTGATATCTCATGAGAAACTGGTGTCTCCCACAGATTAGGAAGTCATAACCCACACTTAACACCTGCTATAGTACCGGGTCTCGCACCATCTATAAGATTCAGTTGTGTCCTTCCAACCGTGTTGAGCAATCATGTTTTTCAGCGGATACCCAGATTTGGATTGGGCATAACAAAATTTCTGACTTTTTACAGGCCTGAGATTGCTCGGTGTCTCAGGTTGTCCAGCCTATGTTGCTTCTAAAGTGGGTGGTTTATAGAGTTTGGGGCTGAGCGGTATTGATAATACTGCGTTATCCAGTAATAGCAAAATGGAAAAGGGAGAGCAAGAAAGCAGCAGTCAGAAGCGAACGTTTGCTAACGTTTTTGGTGAGGCAGAGCTGCATTTATAATCTAAGAGCCATTCAGGTAGGCCAAAAACTTAAACTAGAATACCTTAAGTTTAGAAGTTTATATCTGTAAGACCAGATTTATTTTTAGCTTCTACAATGAGAAGCTTTATCTTCAGTAAGAAGATTTTTGTACCAACAACAGAACTACACACCATTTTTATCTTTCACTATtaattattactccctccgttcttttttaataggccagttttgtttttagcgaaatttaaggaaattaagagaactaatcattgaaagtggtcctcatgacacttgtcaataaaagaagtgaagtgaaatggtccccatgacacttgttagcaaaagaagtaaagtgaagtggtccagaTGAcatttgtcatcaaaagaagttaagagaaaagtggtcccaaaaaattaaaataacatttgactttcccaattaggaaactgacctatttttttgaaacttttatttatagaaaccggcctattaaaaaagaacggagggaataATTTTTGTTACTGTGTTTCTGTAGACCAGAGACTGTCTTTATCCCCGACTGACCAGAGGGTTCACCCCTCCAATCCCAGTAGCAGCAGAAAGATCTTCGGGTTCACCCTTCCTGACTCAGTGTCCCATTTAGGTACATAAATTCTAGAAACTTTTTTCACTATGTTTCAATTCTGTCCATTATTATGTTTCAGTTCTACCATTTCAAAAGTCTGATCTATTAGAAACTTTTTTCATTATGTTTCAATTCAGTCCATTATTATGTCTCAGTTCTACCATTTCAATAGTCTGATCTATTcttcatttctttctttctttccttctGTAGGCCAGACATTTTCTGAAGCGATAGGTTGTCCAGCCTATCGATTGGGCAGTTCTCTTGATCTATCTTTACCTTTGACTGGCCAGAGGGTTCACCCTTACAATCCCAGCAGAAGCAGATAGTGAGATAAATATCTGGATACACCCTTGCTGATGCAGTGCCGTATTTCGGTACTCATAAATTTCAATTTGTTACCAGGGCGCTTTGGTTCAATTCATCcagttctttatttttattgttgtttATGTTTCTTTGTAGATGAGTATCCAGTGCCTCTACCATTGTTGCCTCAGGAATCGCCCTAGGGAGGATCAGCTCATAACAAGCTACCTGAACAAAATGTTAGAGCATCCTTCAACTTTTAAATCATACCAGTCGTTGAAGATCTCTATCAACACCATCCTCTATATTTCCTGGAGCATTCAGGCAAGAGAGATGCTTACCTCTTCTTTGAACGCAAAAGTAAATCTTATGTAGATAGAAGTGTGAAAGATATTGGGCTTTGGAAGATCGATAATAAAAAACCAGTGTGCGCCCATAAGTCCGATGTCGTTATTGGTGAAAGAGTAAATCTGTATTTCTTGCTGAAAGGTGAAGATAAAAGATCCAACTGGCTGCTTAAAGAGTTCTTCAGCACTCAGAAGCCATCCACCAGCAAAACCGACAAAACGTGGGTTGTGTGCCGAATGTATGAGAGAAATTTTAAGAAAAATTAGTCACAATTTTGCTGTtgtaatgaatctttgtttagtTGCTTAACTCCAACACTTTGAGGCGAGTGAACGTCATTTGACATTTTGTTGTTTCACTTTATAAGCATTGGGTCGCTTGTCTTGTCTATTCTTTTCTGTGCGTCTTTTGCTATGATGTATGTTTAGCTACTATGTGTGTTTATATACTAAAAGTTCAGTTTTAAAGATCATTTTGTTTGCATATTAAGAATAGCAAACTCGGGTGGGATTGTCTGTTTTAACCACTTCCACTAATAGTAGTGCTTGTTTGTGTTTTGAGGCCATTGTTTCTCATGGAATTTGTTTCTTGCAAATGAGCAATATGCATTCCTTATCCAGAGAACAGTCAGGTAATCTTCAGAACCCCCCTCCCCCTCCTTTGTTTTTGTTCAATATTTATTCTAAAAATGGAAAGTTCTGTAAGCATGATGCTATGTTTCAGCTCTGTCTGTGGATGGATTGAATCGTGGCATGGCGTTCGCAATGGAGATATGCTTGTAAGTGGTTTTCAGTTTCTCAAGAATCACGTTTGGTTgtttagatttcttttagttttttggTGTTAAGGTTCACAAAAGTAGTTTCTTTAAGGTTCACAAAAGTAGTTTCTTTAAGGTTCACATCTATTTCTTTAAGGTTCACAAAAGTAGTTTTTTGGCACCATCTTTAAGGTTCACATCTATTTCTAGCTAACTGTCTCTATGGTTGCTAGATCCACAAAAGTAGTTTCTGTTGTAGTATTCCTTTTTCTGCATGTCTTACTGGAACTAAATAGAAAGCAGGAAGGATGGTCATGTTACTAATTTACAGGATTGAGAAATCTTCATTTTTCGTTGTTTGGTTAGCTTTTCTGTTGGTGCCATGCCTGGTCTATTATAAAAATTAGGATTCAGTTTTATCATGTTCTTCTTCGTTGTTTGATTTGCTGTCAAAAAGCTTGTTTTCACATGTAATAGTTAAAATGGTCTTCTCTTTTAGGCTATACTAGTTGTCAACAAAGGAGTCCCACTTAGGTTAATGTCTTTGGAATGATTAAAtcaagttttgtaatcttccttgcTGGTTAAGCAGGGATCTGTTGCTTGCTACACGGCACTCTCAGATACACGCTATGATGGCTTGTCTTAAGAATCAAGTTTTTACGCTGATTCTTGTATATATCAGAATGCAGAGTTTTTACTCAGAGATTGTCTGGTGTGGTCCAACCTATGTTGCTCCTGAAGTTTTTATTCTGGAAGGGTAGATTTTCCCTATGTTGCAGCCCTTTCCATTGGCGATAGGCGTTCTTCTGATTAAGGGTGAGTCGCTGGTAACAATATTTTAGGGAATCAAGAAAGTGGAACTCGATTTTGAAACTGGAATACGGCAATCATATCTCGAACTGCTCATTATTTAGTTGGTCGAATGCTCACAAGGATGTCCCTTGTAGGTTAACTATAGACCAGGTTTTATATAAGCCGTCAATGTATTCTTTGCAGTCTCTTTCCATTCCATGCTTCTATACTTTTTCTGCTTTATTTGTGCTGACCCTCCGGTGTTCTTCGTTTCAGTTCACCCATGGATTCTGTTCTATACGGTGCAGACTCTGGAGACACTATCAAATCAATTCGACGTAGAAAGCTGGGAAGCCCTCTTATGGAGTTTTTGAGAAAACTAGGGTTACTATCAATATGCTGCCTCTAAATTGCGACTCAAATCAGGTTTCATCTTCGTCAGTGGATGCACTTGCATTGGCAATCTCACAAGAGTCTTCTAATCTGAAGTCTAACAATCACTGCAAAGCAGTCCGAGATGTGGCAGATGATCTCCACCTGATTTTCTGAGTTAATGGAAATGAGATTTTCTTTTCGTCATATGACTTCTTTTATTTCTCTATTCCTGGTGGGACCCACACACCCAAAAGCTGCAAACCACACTCAATGTCTCCGTCATGACCTTGTAAACACCGCCCACCATCTTCCTTAATCATTTTATAAGGGGTTCCCACAAAATTTAGAACTCCTTCGCTCTACTCATAACTGTCGTGTATAAATAGTGTGAAAGGATATCCTGAAATTTCATTTctcaattttcagttttcaaataaTTTCAAATTATCCCGCGATTTATTTTCTAGATCTCAGAAAAAGAAGAAGCTTCTCCCAAACCCGGACAATTACAACCTGATCAGATGGACGGGATTGAAACTTCAAGGAAACGAATCAAACAAACAGTactgatttctttcttcttctcgaccGAATTATCACCTTTCTCTTCTCCGTTTTTTCACGAAGTCtagaatttgtttttttttttggtttactgTTTAGATGGtagaagaggaggaggaaaatGAAAACGGTTTAGTAATGGAAGAAGTTGAAACAGTTGCAGCAGGATCTGAAGAGATGGAAAGCCTTATTAATGGAGTTCTTGAAAAGATTGA encodes the following:
- the LOC113309133 gene encoding uncharacterized protein LOC113309133 — translated: MMISWEKQTMEVEQLLKKKKKKDDGSLTSIKIQEYKMVNILEFEDKEGEEKEQVDLSLSLSMPFQPTEPHSELHLDCSGTSKRRSFPDRYPDSEACKSPHAD